In a single window of the Panthera uncia isolate 11264 chromosome B2 unlocalized genomic scaffold, Puncia_PCG_1.0 HiC_scaffold_25, whole genome shotgun sequence genome:
- the STMND1 gene encoding stathmin domain-containing protein 1 encodes MGCGPSQAAEDQTRVPAPKKGWDEGFKADVGVTYSGENLGPQIGAELPKDALSSPEGLEIQARLGSLPGTTTESPPFLSERNRGINSDLVTGGLIHNPQAPETQERQKSSDILEELIGQGIIQSHSKVLRNAESYDVMANTTERPLRKPPARLKKLQLKKEAKAFTTNDLEEKVRAVETHKKTKEEEIRKRLRSDRLLSPANHSDAAEPDGAEVLFAKGPHAVSSAVFESEPSDPQGGKPLKGKKSPTASSDRNFNYEGFGVVESDVSYNQADDVFE; translated from the exons ATGGGTTGCGGACCTTCCCAGGCTGCTGAGGACCAGACACGCGTCCCCGCGCCCAAGAAGGGCTGGGATGAGGGATTTAAG GCTGATGTCGGTGTGACTTATTCCGGGGAGAACCTCGGGCCCCAGATTGGAGCTGAATTACCCAAGGACGCTTTGAGCAGCCCCGAGGGCCTGGAAATACAGGCTCGGTTGGGAAGTTTACCTGGAACCACAACAGAAAGTCCCCCATTTCTTagtgaaagaaacagaggaataaatTCAG aCCTAGTGACCGGTGGATTAATCCATAACCCCCAAGCCCCCGAGACCCAAGAGCGACAAAAGTCATCAGACATCCTGGAGGAATTAATTGGTCAAGGAATAATACAAAGCCACAGCAAAGtacttagaaatgcagaatcttatgATGTCATG gCAAACACGACCGAGAGGCCTCTGAGAAAGCCTCCAGCCAGGCTGAAAAAACTTCAGCTCAAAAAGGAAGCAAAGGCTTTCACAACGAACGATCTAGAAGAGAAGGTGCGAGCGGTGGAGACGCACAAGAAG actaaagaagaagaaataagaaaaaggctAAGGAGTGACCGACTTTTGTCCCCAGCCAATCATTCAGATGCAGCTGAGCCGGACGGGGCTGAGGTTCTGTTTGCCAAAGGACCTCACGCTGTGAGTTCTGCTGTGTTTGAGTCTGAGCCGTCTGACCCGCAGGGAGGAAAGCCTTTGAAAGGGAAGAAGAGTCCTACAGCATCGAGTGATAGAAACTTCAATTATGAAGGATTTGGGGTGGTGGAGTCAGATGTGTCTTACAACCAAGCAGATGATGTATTTGAATAA